A region of Antedon mediterranea chromosome 8, ecAntMedi1.1, whole genome shotgun sequence DNA encodes the following proteins:
- the LOC140057132 gene encoding uncharacterized protein translates to MDKAHALALECQASKSAASKSSCRSIVSIKAQAVANAAAANKTAQFVEKMAKQKADLTAKEAEMEIKKAEARLEEIRREAQQRTEHAKAEAEFKVLEAKPAAAVENARVDAIQQEIQNGYREIMTTPHQTSNDHALRFRNLTKPQPLMTQTQATTAQPTMPQNQSSSTTDLNALAEAFSSAFSMNRIPAPEPPIFYGDPLKYYDWNASFRCLIENKGISKADRIHYLKRYIGGPAKEVVSGYFLLPGEHAYENAKAVLEKRYGNPFIVSEAFRDKLDSWPRIQARDYNGLRRLSDFLNQCNIAMKEMKGLEVINDSRENRKILQKLPDWLVNRWRRNAVSAMQIKGSYPTFNDFSTFLTTEAEIVCDPVTLIPENETKFTEKSSRYRNQSQTLATSISGMSSCFMCKMNNHHLSDCRAFARKPETEKQQYIKQNGLCFSCLQHGHVSRNCNQKSICKICQRRHPTSLHVKERDSAHEMTEAQMQVIKLQETVTKKETLLQDLATKYAKKNDELAEIKEERDLVKRKSDDELAYMNKQLQQAVASNPPNISEQLALLHAELDETYGQQIVMIKSQLQERHQNEMQELKKKCEEDAETNNKIRDALEQNLKELQDQLDEKEMDLEACQNIQKDFEDQVALLNNHNKELTEKMEKEEDVTLQLHRELDEANQEIQKKTSELDERVTQFIDEKERLENEYRKRFEDESAHQEDIHRIALNQQRSEVVAEIDRKMKPKVEEVEDHFKVQFCTEKSDKENEFVQEFQNIRQQLAESHAEEIEAVTKKITDELTEKHEIMLEEETKKLFKGINDISEEKVSTEQNRNKDWIENQGKELKEQIVNIKVELQQVNEKNSKIQTVNLFFIVLVNIVNILPVLHCLCLFWQGWELRLNHR, encoded by the coding sequence ATGGATAAGGCACATGCATTAGCCCTTGAGTGTCAAGCCTCAAAATCTGCAGCATCAAAGAGTTCATGTCGATCTATTGTTAGCATTAAAGCTCAAGCCGTGGCGAATGCTGCTGCAGCCAACAAAACTGCTCAATTTGTTGAAAAAATGGCTAAACAGAAAGCAGACCTTACAGCAAAGGAAGCTGAAATGGAAATTAAGAAAGCAGAAGCAAGGCTTGAAGAAATAAGGCGGGAAGCACAGCAAAGAACAGAACATGCCAAAGCCGAAGCAGAGTTCAAAGTTTTAGAGGCTAAACCAGCTGCAGCTGTAGAGAATGCACGAGTTGATGCAATTCAACAGGAAATTCAGAACGGATATCGAGAAATTATGACCACCCCACACCAAACCTCAAATGATCATGCACTAAGGTTTCGCAACCTAACCAAACCTCAACCTCTAATGACACAGACACAAGCAACAACAGCCCAACCAACAATGCCTCAAAATCAATCTAGCAGTACCACAGACTTAAACGCTTTAGCAGAAGCCTTTTCTTCAGCCTTCAGTATGAACCGCATACCAGCACCAGAGCCACCAATATTCTATGGCGATCCTCTTAAGTACTATGATTGGAACGCATCCTTTAGATGTTTAATCGAAAATAAAGGAATTTCTAAGGCAGACAGAATTCACTACCTTAAGAGATACATAGGAGGCCCAGCAAAGGAAGTTGTCAGTGGATACTTTCTGCTACCAGGTGAACATGCTTATGAAAACGCTAAAGCAGTTTTAGAAAAAAGATATGGAAATCCATTTATAGTTTCCGAAGCATTTAGAGACAAATTAGACAGCTGGCCAAGGATTCAAGCAAGAGATTACAATGGCCTTAGGCGACTCTCTGACTTTCTGAACCAATGCAACATAGCAATGAAGGAAATGAAAGGCTTGGAAGTTATTAATGACAGCAGAGAAAACCGGAAAATTCTTCAAAAATTACCAGATTGGTTAGTGAATAGATGGCGAAGAAACGCAGTGAGCGCTATGCAAATCAAGGGTAGTTATCCAACATTCAATGACTTTTCCACATTTTTGACGACCGAAGCTGAAATTGTTTGCGATCCTGTTACCTTAATAccagaaaatgaaacaaaattcaCAGAAAAAAGTTCAAGATATCGAAACCAATCTCAAACGCTAGCCACCAGTATCAGTGGAATGTCATCATGCTTCATGTGTAAAATGAATAACCATCACCTAAGTGACTGCAGAGCGTTTGCCAGAAAACCTGAAACCGAAAAACAGCAATACATCAAGCAAAATGGTCTATGCTTCAGCTGCTTACAACATGGCCATGTGTCAAGGAACTGTAACCAGAAAAGTATTTGTAAAATTTGCCAAAGGAGACATCCAACAAGTCTCCATGTAAAGGAGAGAGATTCAGCTCACGAGATGACTGAAGCACAAATGCAGGTTATCAAGTTACAAGAGACTGTCACTAAGAAAGAGACACTATTGCAGGATTTAGCCACAAAGTATGCTAAGAAAAATGATGAGTTAGCAGAAATTAAAGAAGAAAGAGATCTGGTTAAAAGGAAATCAGATGACGAACTTGCTTATATGAACAAACAACTTCAACAGGCTGTAGCGTCTAATCCACCTAACATTAGTGAACAATTGGCTTTACTACATGCAGAACTTGATGAGACTTATGGACAACAAATTGTTATGATTAAGTCACAGCTGCAGGAAAGACACCAGAATGAAATGCAAGAATTGAAAAAGAAATGCGAAGAAGATGCTGAAACTAATAACAAAATTAGAGATGCATTAGAACAGAATTTAAAGGAACTCCAAGACCAATTAGATGAGAAAGAGATGGACTTAGAGGCTTGTCAGAACATCCAAAAAGACTTTGAAGATCAAGTTGCACTTCTTAATAATCACAACAAGGAACTAACAGAGAAAATGGAGAAAGAAGAAGATGTAACTTTGCAACTTCATCGAGAGCTTGATGAAGCTAACCAAGAAATACAGAAGAAAACTTCAGAGTTAGATGAAAGAGTTACCCAGTTTATTGATGAAAAAGAAAGATTGGAAAATGAATATCGGAAAAGGTTTGAAGATGAAAGTGCCCATCAAGAAGATATCCATCGCATTGCATTAAACCAACAGCGTTCTGAAGTTGTTGCTGAAATTGATCGCAAAATGAAACCCAAAGTAGAAGAAGTTGAAGACCATTTCAAGGTTCAATTCTGTACTGAAAAATCGGACAAAGAGAACGAATTTGTTCAAGAATTCCAGAACATTCGACAGCAGTTAGCAGAATCTCATGCAGAAGAGATTGAAGCTGTTACAAAGAAAATCACAGATGAATTAACTGAAAAGCATGAGATTATGCTAGAGGAGGAAACGAAAAAGCTCTTCAAAGGAATAAATGATATATCTGAAGAGAAGGTATCGACGGAGCAGAATCGGAATAAAGATTGGATTGAAAATCAAGGAAAAGAATTAAAGgaacaaattgtaaatataaaagtCGAGCTTCAACAAGTGAACGAAAAGAATTCAAAAATACAAACTGTTAACTTATTCTTTATAGTTTTggtaaatattgttaatatactTCCAGTTTTGCATTGCTTGTGTTTATTCTGGCAAGGGTGGGAGTTAAGGTTAAATCATAGATGA